From the genome of Drosophila melanogaster chromosome 2L, one region includes:
- the CG17321 gene encoding uncharacterized protein, isoform A — MQQPQRYIPSVSDLYGTDEIELLLDEIRELELEPVCCQLDDEQDFEIAGSRAGELSHSHSHSLSLESPLGTCTSWDSHANYKQRGGHTPLPWGVALHCDPQHLKSPTGIVRILLVLSSAACLACECSAGTVQVGLFLLPLIGRLRLMVFCALFSLLITCLMLFLDISHIALMFPFNWTKVNTWMYLSVGLIFILSSTLLVHMVLYATEYTWVSKHSKDTLLATGIIGYLCAVEAFLLSGIASWPWTQYRQVPDDASELFIEDREMTPMSPINCSTDLQATPYHHNGNATTSDLYNQQQQSSYNQKPYIPAKRPNELNNQRPALGHTQTARSKPNQRYREGYHYHTSRQSPTFVLGDDQGAGPSTSRSNDNSSA, encoded by the exons ATGCAACAACCCCAACGTTATATACCGTCTGTATCTGATCTATATGGCACGGACGAGATAGAACTGCTGCTGGACGAGATTcgggagctggagctggagccggTCTGCTGTCAGCTGGACGATGAGCAGGACTTTGAAATAGCTGGCAGCAGGGCCGGCGAGCTCTcccactcgcactcgcactcgctGTCCTTGGAATCCCCCCTCGGAACCTGCACCTCCTGGGACTCCCATGCCAACTACAAGCAGAGGGGCGGCCACACCCCCCTGCCCTGGGGCGTCGCCCTTCACTGTGATCCGCAACACTTGAAATCGCCTACAGGGATTGTGCGCATACTATTGGTG TTATCCTCGGCTGCCTGCCTGGCCTGTGAATGCTCCGCGGGCACCGTACAGGTGGGCCTCTTTCTACTGCCACTCATCGGACGCCTGAGGCTGATGGTCTTCTGCGCGCTCTTTTCGCTACTCATCACGTGTCTCATGCTCTTTCTGGATATATCGCATATAGCCCTCATGTTCCCATTCAACTGGACAAAAGTG AATACGTGGATGTACCTGAGTGTTggtttgatatttattttgagcTCCACACTGCTTGTCCACATGGTGCTATATGCGACTGAATACACATGGGTATCCAAGCACTCCAAGGACACGCTTCTGGCCACTGGG ATAATTGGCTATCTGTGCGCCGTGGAAGCATTTCTACTGTCGGGCATCGCATCCTGGCCGTGGACTCAGTACCGCCAGGTGCCCGACGATGCCAGCGAATTGTTCATCGAGGATCGCGAGATGACGCCGATGAGTCCCATTAATTGTAGCACCGATCTGCAGGCGACGCCATATCATCACAATGGCAATGCGACCACGTCGGATTTGTataaccaacaacaacaatcgtCCTATAATCAAAAGCCTTATATACCTG CCAAACGACCCAATGAGCTCAACAATCAGCGTCCAGCATTGGGTCACACACAAACCGCACGGTCGAAACCCAATCAGCGCTATCGAGAGGGCTACCACTATCACACATCCCGCCAGAGTCCCACATTCGTGCTGGGCGATGATCAGGGTGCCGGTCCATCCACGTCCCGTTCCAATGATAACTCTAGTGCGTGA